The DNA sequence CGGAGGGAAAGCCCATCGCGTTGCCGCAGCGCGATGCGTGGCTCGTCGAAGGAACTCAGAGCGGCGGATTCCCTCTCGTGTGCAACGGCGACGAGGGGTACCCTGTGACGGTCACGGGGTGGGGAAAACCGGCACGCCTCAGCCCAGGCGGCCAGTCCCTGCTTGAAGTCCATGCAAGCCTGCCACTGGACGGGGCCGTGATCGCGGCATCGGCGGAGTTGCTTGAAGGCGTGGCAGAGGGAGCACGCGCGCTGTGGGGACATGCGACGCCGTTCCGCGCCGGGGTGGAGATCGCGCGGCAAACGACTGATCCGGTGCATAAGCCGGGGGTTCCGCCCCGTGGGCTGCCAGCGCTCAAGTTCCCAGAGAAAATCCGCTCGCCTGAGATTCCGCATCGCCTCGGATGGCTGAATTACTGGTCCGCCGCTGCCGCACAGACCATCGGGTTCCCGGAGCCCTCGCGTGATGCCGACCTACTCTCTCGGGCGCGGCGCACGGCGACGGGCGGGTGGGTCGTTCGGCTCACAGAGACGCCGCTCGATCTCGACACTCCCGCGCACCTTGAGGCGCTCTTACGCGCGTACGAGCGCTTCCCGGAGATTGGCGGGCGCGTGACTCCGGGCTGAGTGGAGCTGCTGGGCGTCTCCTGGCACGCGCCACCGCGATAACCTGGGGCTCGGCGCTGGGTGCCCCCTTGGGCGTCCAAGCGCACCTCATCCTACGGAGATCCAGGGTGTTCGCAGGGGGAGTCAGGCGACGGCTGAGATTGTGGAGGTTCGTGGCGGTCCTTTTGATCGCCACGGCGCAGGGGGGCTGCGTCCACGGGCGCGGTACCGTCGTTGGGCGTATCACGCCGTGGCACTTCCGGTTCAAGACGGTCGTCCCGGTGGATGCCAACGAGGCGCAACCCGATGGGTGGCGAGCAGTCTGCATCCATGCCCGGATCACGGACGGGGATTCAGGCGCTACCGACCTCTGTAAGTTCGAGGTGGGCCTGCCGATTCGGAACACCCAACAGAGGGAGGTCTCTCTGGAAGTGGCCCAGCACGTGGCGGCGTACATGGCCAACGAGGCGGCGGATCAAGTCCTCTCGAGGGTGCAGCCTGGAGAGATGATCGCCATCCTGTGTCGCAGGTTCAAGGTGGAGTACCAGCAGAGGCTCTGGGAGAGTGTCGCGGGGTCTCAAGTTTCGGAGTGACAGACCCGGGGCATCGAGACCGTCTATTTCGACATTCCCGCGAGGAGCCGTAGGAATGAGTGAGTTGACACGGGAATCATTGGCTGGAATCGCACGCCAATTCTACCCTGCAGGTTTCCCTGCGGAGGAGGAGGACCTGAGCGAGCCGGTTCCCGCCTACCAGCGCACGCCCGAGCACGAGCGGTTCATGGCGGCTTGGGAGAAGGCGCTGGCGTGGCCCGAGTGGAAGAAGCTCATGAAGGAACTTCCGCACGCCTTCCCTGGGATGGGGGTTGGCAGTGGAACTCAACCCTTTGTCTCTGCCTGCCTGCGGTGTTTTGTCTACCGCGTGGAGCCCATGCCAGAAGGGAAGCGGTTCGCAACTCGCATCGCCGCTGCTGTCAGCGTCCTCGCGCCTGTCTATGTCGTTCATGTCACGACCCAGCTCTGGCACCCGACCTACACCCCCTACGGTCAGCAGAGTGGCCCCCTTTCTTCAGGCGCTGCCCCCGACGACGGGTCCTCTCGGCTCTATCACTTCTCCCAGCCCCAACTCGCGTTCGAGCCTCCCAGCGTGGTCAAGCCCGAGGCGGACACCCTGGCTCGCGTGATTGAAGAAAGACTCGGCTATCGGCGCTTCCCGCAGGCGCTAGCGGACGAGTCTTTGCCGGAGCTCCGAGTGGGCTTCCTGAATGGAGAAGGTCCGCCCACACTCTTGGAAGCGCTCCTCTCCGACAATCTTGTTCACCTCCCGTGATGAAGTGGGGTACCGCCGTTCTCAGCACGGGGCGCGCCAACATTCGAGGCTGTAAAAACAAGCACTTACGCGGAGAGGCCGTTCTGTACTTCCGACTCAGTCGGGAGTCTGCGCTCGGTTGGAGGGAGGCGTGAGTTGCCCGCTATGGGGAGCCGACGTGGCGGGGCCCTGGAGATTGGCGATGGGCCAGTAGCACTTCCCCCTCCACTCGTAGGAGGCAGGCTCACACGGTGGCTTTGCCGCGGGCCAGGCCTTGTAGCGGGCCGTGGGGGTCTCCGGCGTGCGCGAACTCGAAGCGCTGCGACTCCGGGCTCTGGTACTGGGGCGTCCCCGGGGGCTGAGGCTGCCGCGTCAGGACGCTCGCCCCGAGGTAGTTGCCCGAGCCGAAGTCGATCAGCACGGCGGCGCCCTCTTCATGGCGCACCAGCACGTTCTCGCCCTTCACATCCCGATGCACGCCGCCCGCGGCATGCGTGGCCTCCAGGGCCCGAGCGACCTGAGCCAGCGCCCGTAGTTTCTCGTGCAAGGAGCGTGGCCGCCGAGCGGCCCACTCGTACATCGTCACACCCTCTACCCAGTCTATCACGAGGTACGGAAAGGACTCTCCGTCTGGCGATATCCATTCCCCTCGGTCGTGCAGCCGAGGCACGTGAGGATGACGCGTGCGTGCAAGCAGCTCTCCTTCGCGCTTGAAGCGAGGATCCTTCGGGTAGCGGGCCACCTTCATGGCGAACGTACCGATTTGCTCCTAGCCTACCCGCTCGACACGGAAGACGAGGCCGTAGACGCCCAGCCCGCAGCCTCGCAGACCGCGCCAAGGGCCTACCTCCATGCCCGGAGCAAGTAAGAGGGAGCCCCGCATCTCCCTGTTCCACATGGCACCTCATGGCCACCATCGGTCGGACCCAATGTCCGCTCAGTGCCACCCTACCCCACAGGTCGCTCCAGCGTACAAGCGCGGCGTCCGCCCCTCGCCCTATCCCGCCTCAGCAGCCCCTAGTCCCCAAAATCGTGGGGCGCCTCGGAGGGAGGCGGCGGGAATCGACCCCGCAGCCCAGCAAGGCGGGAGCAAAACCATCAGCAGGTCTCGCTGTTACCGGCTAACGCCTAGAGACTTACGTCGGTCGTTCTGCCATCCCACCCCGCCTCGTCCCGTTCTTACCCCTGCCGGAGGGGCACACTGGGCACTTGAGCAGTGGGACCTGAGCCAAGGAGATTGAGCATCTAAAGTGCCGCACTTAGCCCAAGGTGATCCAATATGGATCACCCTAGCTTTAGCTCTATTGGCGGCAAGGGGAGCGACCGTCTGAGGACGGTCTCGCTCAGCTTCGGTTTTCCCTTGGCAGAGAAGACGAACAACAAAGAAACTAGCCGCGCTTCGCCGAGACGCACATGATGGCAGGGATGCGCGTGAGTTGCTTCTACCACCTAAAGATGCAGATGCGACCCAAGACAGCGGAAACAAGCTTCTGTTCGCAGTTCACAGTGCTGTCCTACAAGTGCGCGCTGAATTATCTATCGTCTATGCGGCTCAGTCATTATGCGGAGTGGCTTTAGATGGCAACTTCTCTGAGGCGATTAGGCGAACTAGTCAAGTTTTATCGCGAACAAAGGGGTTTGACGCAGGAGACACTTGCTCGTCGGGTCAAACCCAAGACGAATCGTTCGCTAATTGCGCACTTAGAACAGGGACTGCGGCTCCCTTCCGCCCAAACACTGACGGCTATATGCACTCACCTCAAAATGCCAGAAGCGCTCTGGCGGCCATTTGAGGTGGAGAGCGTCCGAAGCAGAGCAGTCATAGAAACTGAACTCGGAGCAGTTGCGAGGCCACCGCCACGCTTTATAGCAGTCGCTGGACTCATGGGAAGTGGCAAAACAACTCTCGCGCGAAAAATAGCGGCTTCGCTGGGCTATTCCTATCTCCCTTCATCAGTCACTGCCAAAGATTACCTGAGCGACTTGAACTCCAACCCACGACGTTGGGCATTTGAGACCCAACTGGCATTTTTTTGCCACAAAGCAATTCAAGTCAACGAAGCCCTGTCGCGTAGCGAAAGAATCATTCTGGATCGCACTCTCACAGAAGATATTCACGTCTTTGCCAAATACTTCGTCAGCAAAGGCCATATCGAAAAACGAGCATTCGATACCTATCTTGAACTAGCGAGCTTTTTTTTCAAGACTCTCCCGGCTCCAGACATAGTGATCTACTGCGAATGTGCACCGAGCACCGCTATACGCAGAATTCAAAAGCGGCGCCGTGACGATCAGTTCCTGCACTCTCCTCAACACATAAAAAGCATCGCCAAGCTTTATGAAGACTGGACGACATCTTACCAAGACTCGACACTCCTTGCGCTTGACGGGAACCGCTTTGATTGGCGGGAGCAGGTCATTGCCGAGACTGTATGCAGGGAAATCGAGAATGTATGGCTAGGCATTGAGGAGCCTGCACAGCAACTAACTTTGTTCGAGAAACTGGAATCCTCCTCACCAAAACAAAAGCGGCACGACTTAAGAAACTCCCTTAGCCTACTTCGTCCCATATATGTCAAGCCAAGCGAAGGAACATCGCCATATGGCATGGCTTCTGTACAACCGCCCTCAACATCTGCATATCCAACAGCCTATATCGCTGCTCCATTTACTGCCAAAGCTAACGCACAGAGCAGGTCCCGCCAGTACAATATGATTTTCAGCTCAGCTCCTCATGGCAAGATATCAAGGGGCAAGTACCGCTCCTCGCTACTAGGCATAGAAACTGCCCTGAAGAAACTCGGAATAGCAACCCTGCTGCCACACAGAGACGTAAACAAATGGGGCAATCTATCTTTGACACCCAATGAAGTAATGCGATTATGCACTGAACATGTTTCAAAAAGCGATGTAATGGTTGCTGTGCTGGGAACTAGTCACGGCTCACATTATGAATTTGGCTTAGCCCGAGGAATGGGCAAACCATGCATCGTCATCTCAAGCGATGAGGTGCATAGTTCATTTATTGGAAGCGGGCTAGACAATTCGGATGACCGCGTGTTGTTGCTGAAGTGCAAGCACCTATCTGAAGTCCCAGGGTTATTGCTTGAACAAAACTCGCAGCGGTTTCTACAGCGATTCCTTTTGATTTAGCGATTTAGATTTAACAACCCGGACCAGATCGCAACTCTACACCTAGAACATCCCCACATTCTCGCCCCCTCCTGGTAGCAATGAACTCCTTTCTTGCTTGGTATCGTCAAAGACCCTTAGGCACAAAATCCATAATTCAAACCACGGTGTCGGTCGCAACGTTTTATACTGGTATACTTCTGGAAGGGAAAATCCAGGAATGGTTTGAAAAGGACTCGCCCACCGTTTGGATTATTCGCACGGCAGCGATTATTGGACTGCTGATTTTGCTAGGTTCAATTAGCCTTGTAATGCGCACAAGGCTGGAGGCCATTGAGCAGCGGGATTACCTGCGCCGCCGCCAACTGGAATATGCCTGGAGTCTGATGGACCAGTATCTCGCGCATCAGGTTGCCGCTGTCCGAACAGAACCGACCGGTCAAGAGGTTCAGCAGAGGCAACAGTTCATCGAGAGTGTGAGTACCTCCCCCAGCATGTTGAGCGAAATCGTACGCGAGACATACCGTTTTTTTGAGTCCCAGCATGCGAACATCAGAGGAACTCTCGACTCCATCGTTGATTTCGAAGTGACGTTTATGACGCTCTCCTATAGGGATAAAAAGCTAATTATCCCTGCTTATGCTAACCGCCAAGGCAGAGCACCTCCCAGTCTTGAACTGCGGGAAAAAAACCCAGCCCTCTACGAAAACACTGTTGCAGCCAAATCCTATACAGAGCCTCGCCCCACAATGAAGATCATTCCAGACACCATGGCTGATCCTCATTACGTGGACCTTTATCCTGGCCAAAAAGAGAGAATACGATCCTCATTAGCATTTCCCATTCTCTCAGACTTAAACAAGGTTTTGGGCGTGCTTGTCGTGCATTGCAATCAGCCTAAATTTTTTATGGAGTCAGACCGAGGCTTTTGGACGGAACTCCTGGAGATTTTCGGCAAGCGCCTTGCGCTGGAAAAAGCGAGGCTTGATAGACTTGTTGCATCAGACAGTGGGAAATTTTTAAATCTCACCCATCCGCCACCATTTTGAATCAAGACAGCTACGATGCGCAGAGCAGTCTCAACGAGCATTGCCTATGCATGACGAGAGTCTTTCGGCTCAAGATGAAGACAAACCCAAGAACTTCGCCCCGGGGTATCGCAATTACCTCATCTGTATAGATGAATCGGGCACTGGCGGTTCGCGGTACTACGGTTTCGGTTCGTTGTGGATGCCATGGGAACGCCGTGGGGACTTCAACAAGCTTATCGCGTCGTTGCGGTCAGAGTATCGGTATGACTATGAGATCAAATGGAACAAGGTTAATTCTAGAAACGAGCCTTTTTGCAAAGCGCTGATTTCGAGTTTTTTCCAGCAGCGCTACCTTATGTTCCACTGCCTGATTGTCCGAAAAGGATACATAGACAAGTCCTTTCATGGGCAGGACGCCCCATACGATCAGGCCCGTCGCAAGCATTTCGCGATGTTGATTACTTCGAAGATCAAGTTCTTTGCAGAGCGTGGCGTGAAGAAAGCTTATCATGCTTGGGTGGATCCGTTGCCTTCTCGCTATAAGAAAGCTGCTGAGGCAGCGCAGCTAATTATCAACAGCACGCTAAAGCAGCGTCTTAAACACCCAGCTTTGCACAGCCTCCAAGAGAGAGACTCAAAAGCTACTCCAGGCATTCAAGTTGCAGACCTCTTGCTTGGTGCCGTCGTCTCCGCCTGGAACAACGAGTCAACAAGCAAGTCTAAACTCGCTATTGCAGAGCACATCGCGCTTCATTTGGGGTGGCAAGATCTTCGTGCTGACACGTTTGACAAAGAATGGAAATTTAACATATGGCACTTTTATGATCCGACCTCTGGCGACTCTCGAGAGATTTCTACACGTAAAGCAACTCATCTTTATCAAACGCCTCCATATCGTCGACGCCGTTAGTGCAATCAGCATCGCACGGCTAATGCCAAAACTCCCTCGAGCAAGTGCGAAGCCGAAGCCTCAAGAGAAGACGTGCCGCCACCGCGAAGGCAGAGCCGAGGAAAAAGCGCAGACTGCGGTTGGCTGAGGTCGGGTCGCTGCGCAGAAC is a window from the Hyalangium minutum genome containing:
- a CDS encoding DUF5953 family protein: MTEQNSLLLIVYAPALVGNDGRTLAVVHGMERALPGLRLEWKVSPEGKPIALPQRDAWLVEGTQSGGFPLVCNGDEGYPVTVTGWGKPARLSPGGQSLLEVHASLPLDGAVIAASAELLEGVAEGARALWGHATPFRAGVEIARQTTDPVHKPGVPPRGLPALKFPEKIRSPEIPHRLGWLNYWSAAAAQTIGFPEPSRDADLLSRARRTATGGWVVRLTETPLDLDTPAHLEALLRAYERFPEIGGRVTPG
- a CDS encoding protein kinase domain-containing protein — translated: MKVARYPKDPRFKREGELLARTRHPHVPRLHDRGEWISPDGESFPYLVIDWVEGVTMYEWAARRPRSLHEKLRALAQVARALEATHAAGGVHRDVKGENVLVRHEEGAAVLIDFGSGNYLGASVLTRQPQPPGTPQYQSPESQRFEFAHAGDPHGPLQGLARGKATV
- a CDS encoding deoxynucleoside kinase, with protein sequence MATSLRRLGELVKFYREQRGLTQETLARRVKPKTNRSLIAHLEQGLRLPSAQTLTAICTHLKMPEALWRPFEVESVRSRAVIETELGAVARPPPRFIAVAGLMGSGKTTLARKIAASLGYSYLPSSVTAKDYLSDLNSNPRRWAFETQLAFFCHKAIQVNEALSRSERIILDRTLTEDIHVFAKYFVSKGHIEKRAFDTYLELASFFFKTLPAPDIVIYCECAPSTAIRRIQKRRRDDQFLHSPQHIKSIAKLYEDWTTSYQDSTLLALDGNRFDWREQVIAETVCREIENVWLGIEEPAQQLTLFEKLESSSPKQKRHDLRNSLSLLRPIYVKPSEGTSPYGMASVQPPSTSAYPTAYIAAPFTAKANAQSRSRQYNMIFSSAPHGKISRGKYRSSLLGIETALKKLGIATLLPHRDVNKWGNLSLTPNEVMRLCTEHVSKSDVMVAVLGTSHGSHYEFGLARGMGKPCIVISSDEVHSSFIGSGLDNSDDRVLLLKCKHLSEVPGLLLEQNSQRFLQRFLLI
- a CDS encoding DUF3800 domain-containing protein, encoding MHDESLSAQDEDKPKNFAPGYRNYLICIDESGTGGSRYYGFGSLWMPWERRGDFNKLIASLRSEYRYDYEIKWNKVNSRNEPFCKALISSFFQQRYLMFHCLIVRKGYIDKSFHGQDAPYDQARRKHFAMLITSKIKFFAERGVKKAYHAWVDPLPSRYKKAAEAAQLIINSTLKQRLKHPALHSLQERDSKATPGIQVADLLLGAVVSAWNNESTSKSKLAIAEHIALHLGWQDLRADTFDKEWKFNIWHFYDPTSGDSREISTRKATHLYQTPPYRRRR
- a CDS encoding GAF domain-containing protein, producing the protein MNSFLAWYRQRPLGTKSIIQTTVSVATFYTGILLEGKIQEWFEKDSPTVWIIRTAAIIGLLILLGSISLVMRTRLEAIEQRDYLRRRQLEYAWSLMDQYLAHQVAAVRTEPTGQEVQQRQQFIESVSTSPSMLSEIVRETYRFFESQHANIRGTLDSIVDFEVTFMTLSYRDKKLIIPAYANRQGRAPPSLELREKNPALYENTVAAKSYTEPRPTMKIIPDTMADPHYVDLYPGQKERIRSSLAFPILSDLNKVLGVLVVHCNQPKFFMESDRGFWTELLEIFGKRLALEKARLDRLVASDSGKFLNLTHPPPF